The following are from one region of the Nymphaea colorata isolate Beijing-Zhang1983 chromosome 7, ASM883128v2, whole genome shotgun sequence genome:
- the LOC116257585 gene encoding protein WVD2-like 7, with product MATDMDRPYCEWSREQLADGDDTQGESVSGILDQGSISFGRFAAESLSWEKWSVFSHNRCQEELEKFKAPGLVAQKKAYFEEYYKKVRALKRLQEAQQDVDRPDSRDVGSDPTQTNFYPNGEVDHHQHVELQNSENVDGSTACLPEESEGFSNEITSQTGQCIFNSEAVDHFATEEPKADSLDPDFPKSDINDPSNCVKEALMVNEQKSGGKLDDVVKNQNGSCLTIAEPAIVNQEEIARPKSPPTSCKSITTTQGTKRLSKIELNIKRYKEQTSHPKTTASLSSRNTRNLESFHKVPAIRSTSRRMLGDRSKPASQGLKEPTKNTRSTHSANPGTSLASIASKSASSDRLPTVTHHPSLLAERKRSVTSKIESNLSMNPSYKSSRSGTRMPVHAKETSHILNTSKTLRASGNAQKAAADRKRIPGHQATKPGVVDRHHNHSGSRRTVANCRSEIISNIEGKKPNVQRRTEFRLGSDPKEAKERYLKDGSQMEEAANNRNQAKEKEKKAKLAASGSTKFTARPLPSFYKNIPSNPEKQKMAPSGSANLLPGSGKTRPPSRHWR from the exons ATGGCGACCGATATGGACAGACCTTATTGTGAGTGGTCTCGTGAGCAGCTAGCGGATGGAGACGACACTCAG GGAGAATCTGTCTCTGGGATACTTGACCAAGGGTCCATATCTTTTGGAAGATTTGCAGCTGAGTCACTTTCATGGGAAAAATGGTCGGTCTTCTCACATAATAGATGTCAGGAGGAGTTGGAGAAATTCAAGGCTCCTGGGCTGGTTGCTCaaaaaaaagcatattttgAAGAGTACTACAAAAAAGTTAGAGCTCTAAAGAGATTGCAGGAGGCCCAGCAGGATGTCGATAGACCAGATTCCAGAGATGTTGGCAGTGATCCCACTCAAACCAACTTTTACCCAAATGGTGAAGTGGACCATCACCAACACGTCGAACTGCAGAATTCTGAAAATGTTGATGGCTCTACTGCATGCCTTCCCGAAGAGTCAGAAGGCTTTAGCAATGAAATCACAAGTCAGACTGGTCAATGTATATTTAATAGTGAAGCTGTTGATCATTTTGCAACTGAAGAGCCAAAAGCCGATTCGTTAGACCCAGATTTCCCTAAATCTGATATTAATGATCCAAGCAATTGTGTAAAGGAAGCGCTTATGGTTAATGAGCAGAAATCTGGTGGCAAACTTGACGATGTAGTCAAGAATCAAAACGGAAGTTGTTTGACCATAGCTGAACCTGCAATAGTTAATCAAGAAGAAATTGCACGACCAAAATCTCCCCCAACCTCGTGCAAAAGCATTACGACAACTCAAGGAACCAAGAGACTTAGCAAGATTGAGTTGAATATCAAGAGATACAAGGAGCAGACATCCCATCCTAAG ACAAcggcttctctctcctctcgaaATACTAGAAACTTGGAATCATTTCATAAG GTTCCTGCTATTCGAAGTACTAGCCGTCGGATGCTAGGGGATAGATCCAAGCCTGCATCTCAAGGACTCAAAGAACCCACAAAAAACACAAGATCTACCCATTCAGCAAATCCAGGGACAAGTTTAGCTTCCATAGCTTCCAAATCTGCCTCCTCAGACAGATTGCCCACTGTTACGCATCATCCATCTCTTCTAgcggagagaaagagatctgtCACTTCTAAAATTGAAAGCAATTTATCCATGAATCCTAGCTATAAATCTTCAAGAAGTGGGACAAGAATGCCGGTTCATGCAAAAGAGACATCGCACATACTG AACACGTCCAAAACATTACGGGCTAGTGGCAATGCTCAAAAGGCAGCCGCAGATAGGAAAAG GATTCCTGGACATCAAGCTACAAAGCCTGGTGTTGTGGATAGGCATCATAATCATAGTGGATCTAGAAGAACAGTTGCGAACTGCAGATCAGAGATCAT CTCCAATATAGAAGGCAAGAAACCAAACGTGCAAAGGAGGACAGAGTTTAGGCTTGGAAGTGATCccaaagaagcaaaagagagaTAT TTAAAGGATGGCTCTCAAATGGAAGAAGCTGCAAATAATCGAAATCAGGCAAAG gagaaagagaaaaaagccaAGCTGGCTGCTTCTGGGTCTACTAAGTTTACTGCGAGGCCATTACCCAGTTTTTACAAGAATATACCTTCTAATCCAGAAAAGCAAAAG ATGGCCCCAAGCGGGTCAGCTAACTTGCTACCAGGAAGTGGAAAAACCAG GCCACCATCACGGCACTGGAGATGA